The genomic interval GTGGAGACGGCCGTCTCGCTCGAGGCGGAGGGCTGCCACCCCGAGGCCCCCGTGCCCGACTACGCCACCGAGTGCGTGTCCTCCAAGGTCGTCAGGATCATCCAGTCCTACACCGGCGTCGTCGATAAGATGGTGTGGAGGAAGAGCCTGTAGGACGAGCCGGCCATGTGCCGACCTCCATATAAGCTGCCAGTTGAAGGCGGTGGCCCAGGAAGCGTGAACTGCGCGCCGGGGCCACCGCCTTTTGCATAGTGGGCAGACTCGAAATGGCCCTGTGTTTGAGGCCATTGGCCGATCTCTCGTTTTTGCTTTGCGACTTTTTTTCGACGGGCGAGGTTCGCCTGTTTGATGCATCTTCGATGCTGCGCTTCCCAGTGTTTGGCTCATTGAGAGATACAGCTGTATTCCGCACGTTCTTTATCGATCACGGCGTTTTATGCTGGCGTGGGGGGACATCGACATCGCGCCCGAAACGGTGTATGTCGAGAGCTATGAGTACGAGCCTGCTGGGCTCGTGGTCGGATCGGGCGCGTTGGGGCTCTGATGCCTTGGCAGGTAGTTCTGTTGCTGGGGGCATTCCCGTTCGTCTGATGTTACTCGGTCATGTCCTTTTGCAGGCATCGGGCCCAAAGCTGGCCAAGATCCGGCGTCGTGTATGTGCCGCATGTCCGATCCGGGTGTTGTCGCGGGCTGCTGCTTGAAGAAACCGCAGGTAAAGCCGGTGTGGCGTTCCTCAGCTTAGCG from Coriobacteriia bacterium carries:
- a CDS encoding UDP-N-acetylglucosamine 2-epimerase (non-hydrolyzing), which translates into the protein VETAVSLEAEGCHPEAPVPDYATECVSSKVVRIIQSYTGVVDKMVWRKSL
- a CDS encoding DUF2442 domain-containing protein, with protein sequence MADLSFLLCDFFSTGEVRLFDASSMLRFPVFGSLRDTAVFRTFFIDHGVLCWRGGTSTSRPKRCMSRAMSTSLLGSWSDRARWGSDALAGSSVAGGIPVRLMLLGHVLLQASGPKLAKIRRRVCAACPIRVLSRAAA